Genomic DNA from Nonomuraea rubra:
CTCGACCTGTCCCTGTCGCTGGAGGAGCGGGCCCCGATCCGCGACGCGGCACGCGCCTACATGGGCGAGCTCGTCGCCCGAGCCCGGGCCGACCAGGGTCAGGACCTGCTGGGGATGCTGGTGCGCGAGCACGGCGACGACCTGTCCACCGATGAGCTGATCGGCATCGGCAGCCTGCTGCTGGTGGCCGGCCACGAGACCACCTCCAACATGCTCGGCCTCGGCACCCTGGCCCTGCTGCGCCACCCCGACCAGCTCGACCTGCTCAGGAAGGAGCCCGAGCGCGCCGGCGCCGCCGTGGAGGAGCTGCTGCGCTGGCTCAGCATCGTGCACAACGGCACGTTCAAGACCACCACCACCGAGGTCGAGCTGTCGGGCGTGCGCATCCCTGAAGACGCGCTGGTGGTGGTCGCGCTGCCCGTCGCCAACCGCGACCCCGCGCTCGTGCCCGACGCCGACCGGCTCGATCTCGCCCGCGGCGACCTCGGCCACCTGGCCTTCGGCCACGGCGTGCACCACTGCCTGGGCGCGCCGCTGGCCAGGATGGAGATGCAGATCGCCTTCAACGCGCTGCTGGCGCGCTTCCCCGGCCTGCGCGAGGCCGGCCCGCCGCCGCAGTTCCGGTCCATGAACGTCGTGTACGGGCTGACCTCCCTCCAGGTGACCTGGTGAGGCTCAGCCCTTCAGCCCGCTGAACGTCATGGTGGCCACGAACTGCCGCTGCGCCAGCACGAACGCGATGATCAGCGG
This window encodes:
- a CDS encoding cytochrome P450, with the protein product MSDSATLPLYMRRSLFDPDPELVRVREQEGVRRVATPFGVDVWMVTRFADVREVLGDPARFSNARQPRPPGAPDMPREQVEAQRAGHLLLFDPPEHTRLRRMLAPEFTMRRIRRLEPRIRDIVTEHLDAMEVAGPPADLVESFALPIPSLVICELLGVPYADREEFQRRTRSLLDLSLSLEERAPIRDAARAYMGELVARARADQGQDLLGMLVREHGDDLSTDELIGIGSLLLVAGHETTSNMLGLGTLALLRHPDQLDLLRKEPERAGAAVEELLRWLSIVHNGTFKTTTTEVELSGVRIPEDALVVVALPVANRDPALVPDADRLDLARGDLGHLAFGHGVHHCLGAPLARMEMQIAFNALLARFPGLREAGPPPQFRSMNVVYGLTSLQVTW